A portion of the Maridesulfovibrio bastinii DSM 16055 genome contains these proteins:
- a CDS encoding recombinase family protein, with the protein MAHVGYIRVSTVDQNTDRQLDGVELAHVYEEKASAATTKRPVLEECLRFVRKGDTLHVHSIDRLARNLGDLLSILKTLTGKGVAVEFHKERLTFTGQNNPFQTLQLQIIGAVAQFEREIIKERQREGIAKAQAKGKHCGRKPTLTPEQIQEIKDKVAAGAEKKALAQEYGVSRQTLYRMLAT; encoded by the coding sequence ATGGCACATGTAGGATACATCAGAGTAAGCACGGTAGACCAGAACACAGACCGTCAGCTTGACGGGGTTGAGCTTGCCCACGTCTATGAGGAGAAGGCCAGCGCAGCGACTACGAAGCGTCCTGTCCTTGAAGAGTGTCTGAGATTCGTTAGGAAAGGCGACACGCTCCACGTTCATTCTATCGACCGCCTTGCGCGTAATCTCGGCGACCTCCTGTCCATCCTCAAGACCCTGACGGGCAAGGGCGTTGCCGTAGAGTTCCACAAGGAACGCTTGACCTTCACCGGGCAGAACAACCCATTCCAGACCCTGCAATTACAGATCATCGGGGCAGTGGCTCAATTTGAACGTGAGATCATCAAGGAACGTCAAAGGGAAGGAATTGCAAAGGCCCAAGCAAAGGGCAAGCATTGTGGCAGGAAGCCTACGCTCACGCCTGAACAGATCCAGGAGATTAAGGACAAAGTGGCGGCAGGGGCAGAGAAGAAAGCCCTGGCGCAGGAGTACGGGGTGAGCCGTCAGACGCTCTACAGAATGCTTGCCACATAG
- a CDS encoding restriction endonuclease subunit S, which yields MMQLPRYESYKDSGVEWLGEIPEEWNLWQGFKLFKENKNKNSGMIEDTVLSLSYGRIVIKPEEKLHGLVPESFEGYQLIEPADTIIRTTDLQNDKTSLRCGYANDKGIITSAYLSLKPLGTANPKFTYYVLHAYDLLKVFYGMGSGLRQNLDFRDFKRMIIPIPESGVQERIVSFLDKKTAEIDEAIAKKKKLIELLQEQKSILINQAVTKGLNPDAPMKDSGVEWIGEIPAHWEVLYNRRIFRENSRKVTNRHELPLSLSQVDGLIPSKEMKERSLRPAHFNNFKVCLPDDLVVNRFKGHLGVFFASTHRGIVTFHYGVFEPQKKIETRYYEYLYHTPAYKCIYAGASNGMTVGLQNLSNQNFYDVKSLVPPINEQEEIVQYVEEIKKEYDSLHLKEMRQIDLLHEYKQSLISSAVTGEIKV from the coding sequence ATGATGCAGCTACCCCGGTATGAATCATACAAAGACAGTGGTGTCGAATGGCTTGGCGAGATTCCTGAGGAATGGAACCTTTGGCAAGGGTTCAAACTGTTCAAAGAGAACAAAAATAAAAATTCTGGAATGATAGAAGACACTGTTCTCTCGCTGAGTTATGGCAGAATCGTAATCAAACCAGAAGAAAAGCTTCATGGCCTAGTTCCTGAATCCTTTGAAGGTTACCAACTCATAGAACCAGCAGACACAATCATCAGAACGACGGACTTACAGAATGATAAAACAAGCCTTCGATGTGGATATGCAAACGATAAAGGGATCATCACTTCGGCATATCTATCTTTGAAGCCTCTCGGCACTGCAAATCCAAAGTTCACGTATTATGTTCTTCACGCTTACGACCTTCTTAAAGTCTTCTATGGTATGGGGTCAGGGCTAAGACAAAACCTGGATTTCAGGGACTTCAAAAGGATGATTATCCCAATCCCTGAAAGCGGTGTTCAAGAGCGTATCGTCTCCTTCCTCGACAAAAAAACAGCCGAAATCGACGAAGCCATTGCCAAGAAGAAAAAGCTCATTGAGCTGCTTCAGGAGCAGAAGTCCATTCTTATCAATCAGGCGGTGACCAAAGGGCTGAATCCTGATGCGCCCATGAAAGATAGCGGAGTTGAATGGATTGGGGAGATTCCGGCTCATTGGGAGGTGTTATATAACAGGCGCATATTCAGAGAAAATTCAAGAAAAGTAACAAATAGACACGAACTGCCTCTTTCGTTGTCGCAAGTTGATGGATTAATCCCATCAAAAGAAATGAAAGAAAGATCATTAAGACCTGCTCATTTTAACAATTTTAAAGTCTGCCTTCCCGATGATTTAGTCGTAAATAGGTTCAAAGGGCATTTAGGTGTCTTCTTTGCATCAACACACAGAGGGATAGTTACTTTTCATTATGGTGTATTTGAACCACAAAAAAAAATCGAAACAAGATATTATGAATATCTTTATCACACCCCAGCATATAAATGTATTTATGCTGGTGCATCAAATGGGATGACTGTTGGATTGCAGAATTTATCGAACCAGAATTTTTATGATGTGAAGTCATTGGTCCCGCCCATTAATGAGCAAGAGGAAATTGTTCAATACGTAGAAGAAATAAAAAAAGAATATGACAGTCTACATCTAAAAGAAATGCGCCAGATTGATCTTTTACATGAGTATAAACAGTCTCTCATCTCCTCAGCAGTCACAGGGGAAATCAAAGTCTAG
- a CDS encoding type I restriction endonuclease subunit R, with product MPSQTDEAALESHIENAFLADGYEAGNPANFDSHFALDTEVFWRFLEATQPKELDKLSSQHNWRRMVLERLDRKIKADGILSVLKKGLSIDNAHLTLLYRAPYNDLNPEVIRLFNSNIFTITRQVHYSVGEPHKSVDMVLSINGLPIATFELKNPWTGQNVNHARKQYCNDRDPRETLFQFRRCLVHFAVDPDLVFMATKIDGAKTFFLPFNKGYKFGKGNPPNMLGHKTAYLWEEVLTRLSLTNIIEHFSKEVVEKDPKTKKKTRKLYFPRYHQLDVVRKILAHAKANGVGNSYLIQHSAGSGKSNSITWLAYQLIELYDQAGAKNIFDSVIVVTDRKVLDKQIRDNIKQFAEVKNIVAPAFSSRELRENLEKGKKLIITTVQKFPFIVEGIEDLSERNFAVLIDEAHSSQSGRAADQMNTSLGEREEGEEMDWQDKILAAMKGRRMNANASYFAFTATPKPATLEKFGTQDRDGKFNPFHLYSMRQAIEEGFILDVLANYTTYKSYYKIHKSIEDNPIFDKSKAQRKLKAFVESHPDTIEAKAKVMVDHFISSVWQKKKLKGKAKAMVVTQSINSAINYFFAIRKELNERNMPFGALVAFSGDKTVDGVKLSENSLNGFPGGEIAEKFKLDDYKILVVANKFQTGFDEPLLHTMYVDKRLQGGMAVQTLSRLNRCNDKMGKKDTFVLDFFNSVEEIKNAFDPFYTATSLSEPTDVNVLHDIKEQLDITGVYEWDEVEEFNKLFFEKADADQLSPILDTTVERFEEDLDDDEKIDFKIKAKQFVKIYSQVASIIPFENMEWEMLHWFLKFLIPKLKVRNPEDDQIDDLLNSIDLSTYGLQRSKLGVKIKLDSEGSELPPQNPNPRGMHGLEEKDQLDEIIKVFNERHFDGWDATPEEQKIKLINIAKHVVSNPKYAEQVANNPDQLNSDLALKKLIKLAVNSERKRELDLYKSYANDKAFERTFDSTIARLLAHFSTQEIHDLAAGR from the coding sequence ATGCCCAGCCAAACCGATGAAGCAGCTCTTGAGAGCCATATTGAAAACGCATTCCTTGCTGATGGATATGAAGCCGGGAATCCTGCCAATTTCGATTCGCATTTTGCACTGGATACCGAAGTGTTCTGGCGATTCCTGGAGGCGACCCAGCCCAAGGAATTGGACAAGCTCTCCTCGCAACATAATTGGCGTCGCATGGTCCTTGAACGGCTGGACCGCAAGATCAAGGCGGACGGCATTCTGTCCGTACTCAAGAAAGGGTTGTCCATTGACAATGCCCACTTGACGCTCCTCTACCGCGCTCCGTACAATGACTTGAACCCAGAGGTTATTCGGCTTTTCAACTCAAATATCTTCACCATCACCCGACAGGTTCACTATTCTGTCGGCGAGCCGCACAAGTCCGTGGACATGGTGCTCTCCATAAACGGTCTTCCCATAGCGACCTTTGAGCTGAAAAATCCCTGGACCGGACAGAACGTCAATCACGCCAGGAAGCAATATTGCAATGACCGTGACCCCAGAGAAACGCTTTTTCAGTTCAGGAGGTGTCTCGTTCATTTTGCAGTGGACCCGGACCTCGTGTTCATGGCCACCAAGATTGACGGAGCAAAGACCTTCTTCCTGCCCTTCAACAAGGGATACAAATTCGGCAAGGGCAACCCGCCGAACATGCTCGGGCACAAGACCGCGTATCTGTGGGAAGAGGTGCTTACCCGCTTGAGCCTGACCAACATCATCGAGCATTTCAGCAAAGAGGTGGTTGAGAAAGACCCGAAGACGAAGAAAAAAACTCGGAAGCTCTATTTCCCGCGCTACCATCAGCTCGATGTGGTTCGAAAAATCCTGGCGCATGCAAAGGCAAACGGAGTGGGAAACAGCTACCTCATCCAGCACTCGGCAGGATCAGGAAAATCAAACTCCATAACCTGGCTGGCATATCAGCTCATTGAACTTTACGATCAGGCCGGGGCGAAAAACATTTTCGATTCCGTGATCGTAGTCACGGACCGGAAGGTGCTGGACAAACAAATACGCGACAACATCAAGCAGTTTGCCGAAGTCAAAAATATCGTCGCTCCTGCCTTCAGCTCACGAGAACTCAGAGAGAATCTCGAAAAAGGCAAAAAGCTCATCATCACCACGGTTCAGAAATTCCCCTTCATCGTGGAAGGCATTGAAGACCTTTCCGAAAGAAATTTTGCGGTACTCATCGACGAAGCGCATTCTTCCCAGAGCGGCAGGGCGGCAGACCAGATGAACACGAGCCTCGGAGAACGAGAAGAGGGAGAGGAAATGGATTGGCAGGACAAGATTCTTGCCGCCATGAAAGGTCGTCGCATGAACGCCAATGCCTCCTACTTCGCATTCACGGCTACGCCAAAGCCTGCCACCTTGGAAAAATTCGGAACCCAGGACAGAGACGGGAAATTCAATCCTTTCCATCTCTACTCCATGAGGCAGGCAATCGAAGAAGGGTTCATCCTGGATGTTCTTGCCAACTACACGACCTACAAGAGCTACTACAAAATCCATAAATCCATCGAAGATAATCCGATTTTCGACAAATCAAAGGCACAACGAAAGCTCAAGGCGTTTGTGGAGTCGCATCCTGATACCATCGAAGCCAAAGCCAAAGTCATGGTGGACCATTTTATCAGCAGCGTATGGCAAAAGAAAAAGCTCAAGGGCAAAGCCAAAGCGATGGTGGTTACGCAATCCATCAATAGCGCGATTAATTATTTCTTCGCTATTCGAAAAGAGCTGAATGAACGGAATATGCCCTTCGGCGCGCTGGTGGCGTTTTCAGGTGACAAAACAGTGGATGGTGTGAAGCTCTCTGAGAACTCGCTGAACGGATTTCCTGGCGGCGAAATTGCCGAAAAGTTCAAGCTGGACGACTATAAAATTTTGGTTGTCGCCAACAAGTTCCAAACTGGATTTGATGAACCGCTCCTGCACACCATGTACGTAGACAAGCGGCTTCAAGGGGGTATGGCTGTCCAGACCTTGTCCCGATTGAATCGCTGCAACGACAAGATGGGCAAGAAGGATACGTTTGTCCTCGACTTCTTCAATTCCGTGGAAGAGATCAAGAACGCCTTTGACCCGTTCTATACGGCAACATCCCTGTCTGAGCCAACAGACGTGAATGTCCTGCATGACATCAAGGAACAGCTCGACATTACCGGCGTCTACGAATGGGATGAAGTTGAAGAGTTTAACAAGCTGTTTTTTGAAAAAGCTGATGCTGATCAGCTTTCACCGATTTTGGATACGACGGTTGAACGATTTGAAGAAGACCTTGATGACGATGAAAAGATCGACTTCAAGATCAAGGCAAAGCAGTTCGTAAAAATCTACTCCCAGGTTGCCAGCATCATTCCTTTTGAAAACATGGAATGGGAGATGCTGCACTGGTTCCTAAAATTCTTGATTCCCAAGCTCAAGGTCAGGAACCCTGAAGACGATCAAATCGACGACCTCTTGAACAGTATCGACCTCTCGACCTATGGCTTGCAGAGAAGCAAACTCGGCGTAAAGATCAAACTGGACTCGGAAGGATCAGAGCTTCCACCGCAGAATCCGAACCCGAGAGGTATGCACGGCCTTGAGGAGAAGGATCAGCTTGATGAAATAATAAAGGTTTTTAATGAACGCCATTTCGATGGATGGGATGCCACCCCGGAAGAGCAGAAAATAAAACTGATCAATATTGCCAAACACGTTGTTAGCAATCCCAAATACGCCGAACAAGTTGCCAATAATCCGGATCAGCTAAATAGCGATTTGGCTCTTAAGAAGCTCATCAAGCTTGCCGTTAACTCGGAAAGAAAACGGGAGCTGGACCTATACAAGAGCTACGCGAACGACAAGGCATTCGAAAGAACCTTTGATTCAACGATTGCAAGATTGCTTGCCCATTTTTCGACTCAAGAAATTCACGATTTGGCGGCGGGTCGGTAA
- a CDS encoding virion core protein, T7 gp14 family, giving the protein MCDAISPTVMFWSAMAMSAATAGASYMMSSEQAQAQANYQSRMAEENNRAMMQNAQIANKNYVEQAAAANMQQMQKQDQTAKEVQNLQIERLQKAGTAMASSESAGVSFENLMADFYRQEARYRDAMRQNLEMDAVQNDIAVSGFRREAKNRGSSFQRYIPSPVSRPSMIGAGLSIGASALDNYNRYYGKK; this is encoded by the coding sequence ATGTGTGACGCAATTAGTCCTACAGTGATGTTCTGGTCAGCAATGGCGATGAGTGCGGCAACTGCCGGGGCGAGTTACATGATGTCTTCTGAACAAGCCCAGGCCCAGGCCAACTACCAGTCCAGGATGGCCGAAGAGAACAATCGGGCCATGATGCAGAACGCTCAGATCGCCAACAAGAACTACGTTGAACAAGCCGCTGCCGCCAACATGCAGCAGATGCAGAAGCAGGACCAGACTGCCAAAGAGGTACAGAACCTCCAGATCGAGCGTCTCCAGAAGGCTGGTACGGCAATGGCTTCCAGTGAATCCGCTGGTGTCTCCTTCGAGAACCTCATGGCTGACTTCTATCGCCAGGAGGCTCGTTACAGGGATGCCATGAGGCAGAACCTGGAGATGGATGCAGTCCAGAATGACATCGCCGTATCCGGCTTCCGACGTGAGGCCAAGAACCGTGGCTCCAGCTTCCAGCGTTACATCCCGTCGCCTGTAAGCCGACCGAGTATGATCGGTGCTGGTCTGTCTATCGGAGCTTCTGCCTTGGACAACTACAACAGGTACTATGGCAAGAAATAG
- a CDS encoding site-specific integrase: MEEMAKHPRMTLRKGTRNWQFRAKIPVDLQEVYGKKEITYSLRTANYQEALEKTRIASVKLDQEFAEKRRQRDAEAVDKLSEIEVERITAIWRHEALQADEESRINGLSPTEFQSWDDAITFAYVEARESLATGNLNRISVELDDLLDQIGMKVAKGSEVYKQLAYALLKAKVETLEALKARHEGRVVKTPPESALPVTVTPMDTDKNDPTITQVHAMWAEEHLAADGPEKTVKDFGTYVRRFVELHGDLPVSQITKKHVRDYKDAMLKYPSRRVGKLKDMTVPQLLEYVREHPDTPVISPRTVNDRALGAIGAVLGWAESNDYIETNPASGVKVKAMKVKRTARLPYSVEDLNTIFRFPIYTENDRPQAGAGEAAKWLPLLAAFTGARLEELGQLTLDDIREDQNIKYLDMSTLDEGKRRKTESSKRRVPIHSKIIELGFLDYVEEIKKSGRKRLFPYLASSGEKRTASWSKWWGRYARKYGGFDKLKVFHSFRHAFKDGLREGGVQEEVSDALTGHAPTTEGRKYGGNGYPLKRLKEGVEKLCYPGLEIDHLKS, encoded by the coding sequence ATGGAAGAGATGGCAAAACACCCACGAATGACGTTGAGGAAGGGAACCAGAAACTGGCAATTTAGAGCCAAAATTCCGGTCGATCTTCAAGAAGTATATGGCAAGAAAGAGATCACCTACAGCCTCCGAACAGCAAACTACCAGGAGGCCCTAGAAAAAACTCGTATTGCCTCAGTGAAGCTCGACCAAGAGTTTGCCGAGAAACGCCGCCAGAGGGACGCTGAGGCAGTCGATAAGCTGTCCGAGATCGAAGTTGAACGTATCACGGCTATATGGAGGCATGAGGCTCTTCAAGCCGATGAAGAATCGCGCATTAACGGTCTTTCTCCTACAGAATTTCAGTCATGGGATGACGCAATCACCTTTGCCTATGTCGAAGCAAGGGAAAGTCTCGCTACGGGAAATCTCAACAGAATTTCTGTAGAACTCGATGACCTCCTGGATCAGATCGGGATGAAGGTTGCCAAGGGAAGCGAAGTCTACAAACAACTGGCGTATGCCCTCCTGAAAGCCAAGGTGGAAACCCTGGAAGCTCTCAAGGCCCGGCATGAAGGAAGGGTTGTAAAGACCCCACCTGAATCAGCGTTACCCGTCACTGTCACCCCTATGGATACCGACAAGAATGACCCTACCATCACCCAGGTTCATGCAATGTGGGCCGAGGAACACCTTGCAGCAGATGGACCGGAGAAAACAGTCAAGGACTTCGGGACATACGTTCGTCGGTTCGTGGAGCTTCACGGCGATCTTCCTGTATCTCAAATTACGAAGAAGCATGTCCGAGACTACAAGGACGCCATGCTCAAGTATCCATCCCGGAGAGTGGGCAAGCTCAAGGACATGACGGTTCCACAGCTCCTGGAGTACGTCCGGGAACATCCAGACACCCCTGTCATATCCCCTCGCACTGTCAACGACAGAGCCTTAGGAGCAATCGGAGCTGTCCTCGGATGGGCAGAATCGAATGACTACATCGAGACTAATCCGGCATCAGGCGTGAAGGTCAAGGCCATGAAAGTGAAAAGGACCGCACGTCTCCCGTACTCCGTTGAAGACCTCAACACGATATTCCGTTTCCCGATCTACACCGAAAACGACAGACCCCAGGCAGGAGCGGGAGAAGCGGCCAAGTGGTTGCCCTTGCTTGCGGCTTTCACTGGCGCACGGCTGGAAGAACTCGGGCAATTAACACTGGATGACATTCGGGAAGATCAGAACATCAAATACCTGGATATGTCTACCTTGGACGAAGGGAAGCGCAGAAAGACGGAAAGCTCAAAACGCCGTGTCCCGATACACTCAAAGATCATAGAGCTTGGCTTCCTCGACTACGTGGAAGAAATCAAAAAATCAGGACGTAAACGTCTGTTCCCCTACCTCGCCTCTTCGGGAGAGAAACGCACAGCTTCATGGTCGAAGTGGTGGGGAAGATACGCCAGGAAGTATGGTGGATTCGACAAGCTCAAAGTCTTTCATAGCTTCCGTCACGCCTTCAAGGATGGGCTTCGTGAAGGTGGAGTCCAAGAGGAAGTCAGTGACGCTCTGACGGGCCACGCTCCGACCACAGAAGGCCGCAAGTATGGCGGCAATGGGTATCCCCTCAAGCGATTGAAGGAAGGCGTTGAAAAGCTCTGTTATCCTGGTCTGGAGATTGACCACTTGAAATCATAA
- a CDS encoding nitroreductase family protein produces MSLITVDLNKCNHDGLCTKVCPVNIIKLNDGIPYSDKENEHNCIECGHCVAICPKGALTHSTIKTDIFLRTPENIPEPSSLEALLLSRRSTRIFKRKPIDRLEIEKIIDIARCAPTASNSQNIFWTVIFDPKKLEIVKKLTLEWIATDPKRSYHLRAAESGYDVVLRGAPTLAIAHSPENYLWTETDCAIALTYMELLATSKKYGVCWGGLVTIAARQNSELQKILGVPADHKIGGAMMLGRPNQKYKLIPPRNKANVNWI; encoded by the coding sequence ATGAGTCTAATTACGGTTGATCTCAATAAATGCAATCATGATGGATTATGTACTAAAGTCTGTCCGGTTAATATCATTAAGCTAAATGACGGCATTCCATATTCGGACAAAGAGAACGAGCACAATTGCATAGAATGTGGTCACTGCGTTGCTATATGCCCAAAAGGAGCTTTAACCCACTCTACGATCAAAACAGATATTTTTTTACGAACACCAGAAAACATTCCCGAACCGAGTTCGTTAGAAGCACTTCTCCTATCTCGCCGCTCAACTAGAATTTTCAAACGCAAGCCTATTGACCGTCTGGAAATTGAAAAAATTATAGATATAGCTCGTTGCGCGCCTACGGCTTCAAACTCCCAGAATATTTTTTGGACAGTAATTTTCGATCCTAAAAAACTTGAAATAGTTAAAAAACTCACTTTGGAATGGATCGCGACAGATCCGAAAAGGTCATATCATCTTAGAGCTGCCGAATCAGGATATGATGTTGTTTTACGAGGAGCTCCTACACTTGCCATAGCACATTCTCCAGAAAACTATCTATGGACTGAAACCGATTGCGCTATTGCCCTAACCTATATGGAACTTTTAGCAACTTCTAAAAAATATGGAGTCTGTTGGGGCGGGCTTGTTACAATTGCTGCCAGACAAAATAGTGAACTTCAAAAAATTCTTGGAGTTCCCGCTGACCACAAAATAGGTGGAGCTATGATGCTTGGGAGACCTAATCAGAAATACAAATTGATTCCACCTAGAAATAAAGCAAATGTGAACTGGATTTAA
- a CDS encoding type I restriction-modification system subunit M: MDHTAHNKLVSFIWSIADDCLRDVFVRGKYRDVILPMFVLRRLDCLLEPSKEAVLQEVKYQREEVGMTVLDSSPLCEESGYVFYNTSLFTLKSLLNNPSQLEANFNNYLDGFSDNVKEIIQHFDLRSQARKMAVADVLFDVIEKFVSPEINLGPEPVRASDGRLLPALTNLGMGYVFEELIRKFNEENNEEAGEHFTPREVIHLMTNLLFKPVNGNLPPVLTIYDPACGSGGMLTESEKYITDPNGGVKTTADVYLYGKEVNGETYAICKSDMMIKGNDPENIKFGSTLATDEFSSMKFDFMLSNPPYGKSWSSDAKFIKDGKEIVDPRFMVRLEDYWGDENTEDATPASSDGQLLFLMEMVNKMKSPSSSPLGSRIACVHNGSSLFTGDAGGGASNIRRHVIENDWVEAIIQLPTNLFYNTGITTYIWILSNNKSEERKGKIQLINASEMYRSLRKNLGAKNCELSPDHVDQITKLYLSMDQNEISKVFKNSDFGYYKIVVDRPLRLAAQFTPEHIASLRFMPAIREISEWAYEKFGDDVYVDLKQHKDRIESYIDREEISITAKNKGALLSVTRWREQKKLMEVAQSLADAIGDALFMDYNLFVDKINSILKGLKIKLAAPQKKQILNAMSWRDENAEKVIKKVHKLKGDKLDQLLNRLRAEEDDLPDYGYYPTDKKDNFIEYEADSELRDSEVVPLEKDIHEYFLREVRPHVEEAWIDLEKTKIGYQISFNKHFYKHTPLRSLEEVAADILQLESETDGLLKKLMNFEGAQ; this comes from the coding sequence ATGGACCATACCGCACATAACAAACTGGTTTCTTTTATTTGGTCAATTGCTGATGACTGCCTCAGAGATGTCTTTGTCCGAGGGAAATATAGAGATGTCATCCTCCCCATGTTTGTGCTTCGGCGACTTGATTGTCTGCTTGAGCCAAGCAAAGAAGCCGTACTTCAAGAAGTAAAATATCAGAGAGAAGAAGTTGGAATGACGGTGCTGGATTCAAGCCCGTTGTGCGAAGAGTCTGGTTATGTCTTTTACAACACTTCTTTGTTCACTTTAAAATCGCTCCTGAACAATCCGTCCCAGCTTGAAGCAAACTTCAACAACTACCTCGATGGATTCAGCGACAACGTAAAAGAGATCATCCAGCATTTTGACCTGCGTAGCCAAGCCAGAAAGATGGCTGTTGCGGACGTACTTTTTGATGTCATCGAAAAATTCGTTTCGCCGGAGATCAATCTGGGTCCAGAACCTGTACGCGCCTCGGATGGTCGATTGCTCCCGGCGTTGACCAACCTCGGTATGGGCTATGTGTTCGAGGAGTTAATCCGCAAATTCAATGAAGAAAATAATGAAGAGGCTGGCGAGCACTTTACGCCGCGTGAAGTTATCCACCTGATGACCAACCTGCTCTTCAAGCCCGTTAATGGGAATCTGCCTCCCGTCCTGACCATTTATGACCCGGCGTGTGGTTCAGGTGGGATGCTTACGGAATCCGAGAAGTACATCACTGACCCGAATGGTGGGGTCAAAACCACCGCTGACGTGTATCTGTACGGAAAAGAAGTGAACGGCGAAACCTACGCCATCTGCAAATCGGACATGATGATTAAGGGCAATGATCCCGAGAACATCAAGTTTGGCTCGACCCTGGCTACTGATGAGTTTTCCAGCATGAAGTTCGATTTCATGCTCTCCAACCCACCCTACGGAAAGTCCTGGAGTTCGGATGCAAAGTTCATCAAGGACGGCAAAGAAATCGTTGATCCTCGCTTCATGGTGCGGCTGGAAGATTATTGGGGAGACGAAAACACGGAGGATGCTACCCCGGCCTCTTCTGACGGTCAGCTCCTGTTTCTGATGGAGATGGTCAACAAGATGAAGAGTCCGTCTTCATCCCCTCTGGGATCACGGATTGCTTGTGTTCATAATGGCTCTTCCCTGTTCACGGGCGATGCAGGAGGTGGGGCCAGCAATATCCGAAGGCACGTCATTGAGAACGATTGGGTGGAAGCCATCATTCAGCTTCCCACAAACCTGTTCTACAACACCGGCATCACCACCTATATTTGGATACTCTCCAACAACAAATCGGAAGAGCGCAAAGGCAAGATTCAGCTCATCAATGCTTCGGAGATGTATCGTTCGCTTCGAAAGAACCTTGGGGCTAAAAACTGTGAGCTTTCACCTGATCATGTTGACCAGATTACCAAGCTCTATTTGAGCATGGATCAGAATGAAATATCCAAGGTCTTCAAGAATAGCGACTTCGGATATTACAAGATCGTTGTGGACAGACCATTGCGTCTTGCTGCGCAATTCACACCAGAGCACATTGCCTCTCTTCGCTTTATGCCAGCAATCCGGGAAATCTCGGAATGGGCTTACGAAAAGTTCGGTGATGACGTGTACGTGGACTTGAAGCAGCACAAGGACCGCATTGAAAGCTATATCGACCGGGAAGAAATCAGCATCACCGCCAAGAACAAAGGCGCATTGCTCTCGGTGACCAGATGGCGTGAGCAAAAAAAGCTCATGGAGGTGGCTCAAAGCCTTGCTGACGCAATCGGCGATGCGTTGTTCATGGACTATAACCTGTTCGTGGACAAGATTAACAGCATCCTCAAGGGCCTGAAAATCAAGCTTGCCGCTCCGCAGAAAAAGCAAATTCTGAACGCTATGAGCTGGCGTGATGAAAACGCGGAAAAAGTAATCAAGAAAGTTCACAAACTCAAAGGCGACAAGCTCGACCAGCTTCTGAACAGGCTCAGAGCTGAAGAAGACGATCTGCCTGATTATGGATATTATCCGACGGATAAAAAGGACAACTTCATTGAATACGAGGCAGACAGTGAGCTTCGGGATTCCGAAGTGGTTCCGCTTGAGAAAGACATCCACGAATACTTCCTGCGAGAGGTGCGTCCTCATGTGGAAGAAGCCTGGATTGATCTTGAAAAGACCAAGATCGGCTACCAGATCAGTTTCAACAAGCATTTCTACAAGCACACCCCGCTTCGCTCTTTGGAAGAGGTTGCCGCCGACATTCTTCAGTTGGAGTCGGAAACCGATGGCTTGCTGAAAAAACTGATGAACTTTGAGGGAGCGCAATAA
- a CDS encoding phage antirepressor N-terminal domain-containing protein, whose protein sequence is MAAVTEEGKAYFSPRHVCDALGISWPTQRVKIMEDQVLSTCVSEMNTQLPGSGQRRKYTMLPIEYANGWLFTIKKVRPELQANYHLARLHTTLKLLTLYSQSCIY, encoded by the coding sequence CTGGCGGCTGTCACCGAGGAAGGCAAGGCGTACTTCTCGCCGCGCCATGTGTGCGATGCACTTGGTATTAGCTGGCCGACCCAACGTGTGAAGATCATGGAAGATCAGGTTCTTTCGACCTGCGTGTCGGAAATGAACACGCAGCTTCCCGGCTCCGGTCAGCGTCGGAAGTACACCATGCTCCCCATCGAGTACGCCAATGGCTGGCTGTTCACGATCAAGAAGGTTCGCCCTGAACTCCAGGCCAATTATCACTTGGCAAGATTGCATACAACACTGAAACTATTGACTTTATATTCTCAATCCTGCATATACTGA